Proteins from a genomic interval of Niabella soli DSM 19437:
- a CDS encoding glycosyl hydrolase family 28 protein, translated as MKKLKVILLLIIAFPLLAGAKDYKASLFGILSDGVTNNTRSIQKAIDFIHENGGGRLVFYVGRYVTGSILLKSNVILKLEEGAVLVGASSIYDYNDTAKIKALISADGQKNIGISGKGVIDGNGPALLENIAMLQKKGYAGQKDLANAALMAFTNCANIKIDSVNLWNGCGKAQLFDHCRDVSVENINITSKQARGAGGILILKSEKIAIKDSYIDVLQRPLLEALQSTNIRVDRTIDPRGKSIRE; from the coding sequence ATGAAAAAGCTGAAAGTAATACTGCTTTTAATAATTGCTTTTCCTTTGCTGGCAGGGGCAAAAGATTACAAAGCCTCCCTGTTTGGGATCCTGTCAGACGGTGTAACCAATAATACCCGGTCTATACAAAAGGCAATTGATTTTATTCATGAAAACGGGGGCGGCCGGCTGGTATTCTATGTAGGCCGTTATGTAACCGGAAGTATACTGCTTAAATCAAATGTGATCCTTAAGCTTGAGGAAGGGGCAGTGCTGGTAGGCGCCTCCTCCATTTATGACTATAATGATACTGCAAAAATAAAAGCCCTGATCAGCGCAGACGGCCAGAAGAATATCGGGATCTCAGGAAAAGGGGTAATTGACGGAAACGGTCCTGCCCTGCTCGAAAATATTGCTATGCTTCAAAAAAAGGGATATGCGGGGCAAAAGGACCTTGCAAACGCCGCATTAATGGCATTTACCAATTGTGCCAACATAAAGATTGATTCGGTAAACCTCTGGAACGGATGCGGGAAAGCCCAGCTTTTTGATCATTGCAGGGATGTGAGCGTTGAAAATATAAATATAACGAGTAAGCAGGCCAGGGGCGCCGGGGGCATTCTGATTCTTAAATCGGAAAAAATAGCAATAAAGGATTCCTATATTGATGTGTTGCAACGCCCGTTATTGGAAGCGTTACAAAGTACTAATATCCGGGTAGACCGGACAATTGACCCCCGGGGGAAAAGTATCCGGGAATAA
- a CDS encoding DUF5522 domain-containing protein, which translates to MSLIEGEDYYINEAGLVVLTARYHLKRGYCCSNGCLHCPYNYENVPEPKKTQLLNERNKKKQE; encoded by the coding sequence ATGAGCTTGATTGAGGGAGAAGATTATTATATAAATGAAGCAGGCCTGGTAGTACTTACGGCCCGGTATCATTTAAAGCGGGGGTACTGTTGTAGCAATGGTTGTTTGCATTGCCCGTATAATTATGAAAATGTTCCCGAGCCAAAGAAAACACAGTTATTAAATGAGCGCAACAAAAAAAAGCAGGAATGA
- a CDS encoding DUF3078 domain-containing protein, with product MKRFLFAGLLLAAGLAGQAQDTTVKKLQTDATYTFKKDPNDTLSKTWKTGGVFNFNIAQGSLSNWAAGGDKFSLALNSLLSTYAFYEDGRRHWDNTLDLNLGYINTTSQGTRKNDDRIDLVTKYAYDISKKWDVGVLANFRSQMLNGYDYTDSSRTLTSKFFSPAYGLISPGLTYKPDKSFSIFLSPVTVRGTIVMDDSLAAKGAYGVDSGSHYKTEFGAFATVRFFKEFSKTISFKSRADFYSNYLHNPQNIDVYWTNLLAIKLGKGFALTYALDLIYDDDVRLFGPHSDAPRAQIRSMLGIGLSYSFSNR from the coding sequence ATGAAGCGCTTTCTTTTTGCAGGGCTATTATTGGCAGCCGGTTTGGCGGGTCAGGCTCAGGATACAACAGTAAAAAAACTTCAAACGGATGCCACGTATACTTTTAAAAAAGACCCCAATGACACCCTTTCCAAAACCTGGAAAACAGGCGGTGTTTTCAATTTTAATATAGCGCAGGGGTCTTTAAGTAACTGGGCTGCGGGCGGTGATAAGTTTTCATTGGCATTAAACTCCTTATTGAGCACTTATGCCTTTTATGAGGATGGAAGGCGTCACTGGGACAATACGCTTGATCTTAACCTGGGATACATAAATACTACATCGCAGGGAACACGTAAAAATGATGACCGTATTGACCTGGTTACCAAATATGCATATGATATCAGCAAAAAATGGGATGTGGGTGTACTGGCAAACTTTCGTTCGCAGATGCTGAATGGATATGATTATACGGATTCCTCAAGAACGCTGACATCAAAGTTCTTTTCCCCTGCATATGGGCTCATTAGCCCGGGGCTTACCTATAAGCCGGATAAAAGCTTTTCAATATTTCTTTCCCCTGTTACTGTAAGAGGAACCATTGTAATGGACGATTCTTTAGCGGCTAAAGGCGCGTATGGTGTGGATTCCGGCAGTCATTATAAAACAGAATTCGGCGCATTTGCTACAGTTCGATTTTTTAAAGAGTTCAGTAAAACCATCTCTTTTAAGAGCCGGGCAGATTTTTACTCCAATTACCTGCACAACCCACAGAATATTGATGTGTACTGGACCAACCTCCTGGCAATTAAATTGGGAAAAGGCTTTGCGCTCACCTACGCCCTGGATCTTATTTATGATGATGATGTACGATTGTTCGGCCCTCACAGCGATGCCCCGCGGGCACAGATACGATCCATGCTGGGAATTGGATTATCCTATAGTTTTAGTAACCGATAA
- a CDS encoding Gfo/Idh/MocA family oxidoreductase, giving the protein MSQPIITGIASFGMSGKLFHAPFIDASPHYELRAIVERHKEESRERYPNAKLYRSFDELIADPEIELVIVNTPVQTHFEYSKKALEAGKNIVVEKPFMVNAGQAAQIDALANEKNLFLSVYQNRRYDGDYKAIKDVVSENMLGELKEVELRYDRYRPGHSGKAHKEGDQPGAGNLHDLGAHLIDQALQLFGFPEAVFADILTMRTELIANDYFEVLLFYPRPFRVRIKGTVFAKESPYPFVLQGENGTFLQQRSDLQESKLLEGVKPSIEPWISTPEGFDGVLHTTINGLDVQQQTRSEMGNYMNYYEDVYRALRNHGPNPVPASDAVLTMRVIDAALQSSKERRVVTL; this is encoded by the coding sequence ATGAGTCAACCCATTATCACCGGTATTGCCTCTTTTGGCATGAGTGGAAAATTGTTTCACGCCCCCTTTATTGATGCGAGCCCTCATTATGAGTTAAGAGCCATCGTGGAGCGGCATAAAGAAGAATCCCGGGAACGCTACCCCAACGCAAAGCTGTACCGTTCTTTCGACGAGCTGATAGCGGACCCGGAAATAGAACTGGTGATCGTTAATACCCCGGTGCAAACTCATTTTGAATATTCAAAAAAAGCGCTGGAAGCGGGAAAAAATATTGTGGTGGAAAAGCCCTTTATGGTCAATGCCGGGCAAGCAGCACAAATAGACGCCCTGGCAAACGAAAAAAACCTGTTCCTGAGCGTATACCAGAACCGCCGGTATGATGGCGATTACAAGGCGATAAAGGATGTGGTGTCAGAAAATATGCTGGGCGAACTGAAGGAGGTAGAACTTCGCTATGACCGGTACCGGCCCGGCCACAGCGGTAAGGCACATAAAGAAGGCGACCAGCCGGGCGCCGGCAACTTGCACGACCTGGGTGCCCATCTTATTGACCAGGCGCTGCAGTTATTTGGTTTTCCCGAAGCTGTTTTTGCCGACATTTTAACCATGCGGACGGAACTGATCGCCAATGATTATTTTGAAGTACTCCTTTTTTATCCCAGGCCCTTCAGGGTACGAATTAAAGGAACCGTTTTTGCTAAGGAATCGCCCTATCCGTTTGTGCTCCAGGGCGAGAATGGCACTTTTTTACAGCAGCGGTCGGACCTGCAGGAATCTAAACTGCTGGAAGGCGTGAAACCCTCTATCGAACCATGGATTTCTACGCCGGAAGGATTTGACGGGGTACTCCACACCACCATCAACGGCCTGGACGTGCAGCAACAAACACGCTCTGAAATGGGGAACTATATGAACTATTATGAAGATGTTTATCGTGCGCTGCGCAACCACGGGCCTAACCCTGTGCCGGCTTCGGATGCAGTTTTAACCATGCGCGTGATCGATGCGGCACTGCAAAGCAGTAAGGAAAGAAGAGTGGTGACGCTTTAA
- the trmB gene encoding tRNA (guanosine(46)-N7)-methyltransferase TrmB has translation MAQKKLIRFAELNTFTNVLQFPEGMPGNWNSHFKNGHPIVLELACGKGEYALGLGRLHPRKNFIGVDIKGNRLWAGAKKASKEGLTNVSFLRVQIEQLHQYFAPGEAEELWITFPDPQLRFSKAKKRLTHPRFLRIYQQVLKPGGIIHLKTDSPALFRFTKEVAAMYGCTVLRATDDLYKETDLAAELKIKTYYESLDIAESNRIHYISFQLPAMLAPEEKDRELKEAIRYELD, from the coding sequence ATGGCGCAGAAAAAATTAATACGTTTTGCCGAACTGAACACCTTTACCAATGTGTTGCAGTTTCCGGAGGGAATGCCGGGCAACTGGAATAGTCATTTTAAAAACGGGCACCCGATTGTGTTGGAACTGGCCTGTGGTAAAGGTGAATACGCCCTGGGCCTGGGGCGCCTGCACCCACGCAAAAATTTTATAGGGGTAGATATAAAAGGGAACCGGCTTTGGGCCGGCGCGAAAAAAGCATCAAAAGAAGGGCTGACCAATGTTTCTTTTCTGCGCGTGCAGATTGAACAACTCCACCAGTATTTTGCACCAGGCGAAGCAGAGGAACTGTGGATCACCTTCCCCGACCCACAATTGCGCTTTTCTAAGGCGAAAAAAAGATTAACGCATCCCCGGTTCCTCAGGATCTATCAACAGGTATTAAAACCCGGCGGGATCATTCATTTAAAAACGGATAGCCCTGCTTTGTTCCGCTTTACAAAAGAGGTAGCAGCGATGTATGGCTGTACAGTGCTCCGCGCAACGGATGACCTCTACAAAGAAACCGATCTGGCAGCGGAATTGAAAATAAAAACTTATTACGAAAGTCTGGATATTGCGGAAAGTAACCGCATCCATTATATCTCCTTTCAGTTACCGGCGATGCTGGCGCCGGAAGAAAAAGACCGTGAGCTAAAAGAAGCCATCCGTTATGAGCTTGATTGA
- a CDS encoding aminotransferase-like domain-containing protein has protein sequence MSSPVVFPWQTLIPVDRDSATAVYLQITHQVINAIQRGYLPGGARLPGTRMMSTLLGVHRKTIIAAYEELDAQGWIYSLPNKGTFVKSEGRENKKKKLGTFPLNQYPSKTGFHFTKSNLLDISVAPGDQPYLFTDGAPDFRLSPTDQLARYYTAALRRKINRRHLGYGSSGTDTFYKIQLSNYLNQSRGLHIAPKNILATRGMEMSMYVAASTLLSKEDVVLVGALSYYKANMIFQQAGAQIKAVPVDKEGVDVEVIERLCKKQKVRMLYLTPHHHYPTTVTLSARRRIELLNLAATYGFIILEDDYEYDFHYQTSPILPLASADEKGMVVYLGSFGKTLAPGFRTGFLVAPENLIAEMQKIQAIIDQQGDSITEQVLGELITEGEIHRHLKKTQKIYQQRRDHFCETLKSQLGNIVSFTLPPGGLAVWTEWDPTLNLLRVSKACSEQGVQLPSFLLYQTQQLTAARLGFGNFTTAEATVVLKLLKTAAQQA, from the coding sequence ATGAGTAGTCCGGTTGTATTTCCCTGGCAAACCCTGATCCCCGTCGACCGGGACAGCGCTACGGCAGTTTATCTGCAGATCACGCACCAGGTCATCAATGCCATCCAGCGGGGCTATCTCCCCGGCGGCGCCCGGCTGCCGGGTACCCGCATGATGAGCACCTTGCTGGGCGTGCACCGCAAAACTATTATTGCCGCATATGAGGAACTGGATGCCCAGGGCTGGATCTATTCCCTGCCTAATAAAGGCACTTTTGTAAAATCAGAGGGCAGGGAAAACAAAAAGAAAAAACTCGGTACGTTCCCGCTAAACCAGTATCCTTCAAAAACGGGTTTTCATTTTACAAAAAGCAACTTATTGGATATATCGGTAGCGCCTGGCGACCAACCCTATCTTTTCACAGATGGTGCGCCTGATTTCCGGCTGTCACCAACAGACCAGCTCGCGCGTTACTACACGGCGGCACTACGCAGGAAGATCAACCGCCGGCATCTGGGGTATGGCTCCAGCGGCACAGATACCTTTTATAAAATTCAGCTTTCTAATTATCTGAATCAATCGCGGGGGCTCCACATCGCCCCAAAAAATATCCTGGCTACCCGGGGGATGGAAATGAGCATGTATGTGGCCGCCAGCACTTTGCTTTCGAAAGAAGACGTGGTGTTAGTAGGTGCATTGAGCTACTATAAGGCGAATATGATCTTTCAGCAGGCGGGAGCACAAATAAAAGCTGTCCCGGTTGATAAGGAAGGGGTTGACGTGGAGGTTATTGAACGCCTCTGCAAAAAACAAAAAGTGCGTATGTTGTACCTTACCCCTCATCATCATTATCCCACAACCGTTACCCTCAGCGCCCGGCGCAGGATCGAACTGCTGAACCTTGCCGCCACTTATGGGTTCATCATCCTGGAAGACGATTATGAATACGATTTTCATTATCAGACAAGTCCCATCCTTCCGCTGGCCAGTGCCGATGAAAAGGGGATGGTCGTGTACCTGGGATCCTTTGGAAAAACGCTGGCGCCCGGCTTCCGAACGGGTTTCCTGGTTGCCCCGGAAAACCTGATCGCTGAAATGCAAAAAATACAGGCCATTATTGACCAACAGGGCGATTCTATAACGGAGCAGGTTTTAGGAGAATTGATTACCGAAGGAGAGATACACCGGCATTTGAAAAAGACGCAAAAGATCTACCAGCAACGAAGGGATCATTTTTGTGAAACACTAAAGAGCCAGCTCGGCAATATAGTTTCTTTTACATTGCCGCCGGGGGGATTAGCTGTGTGGACGGAATGGGATCCGACCCTGAATTTATTAAGAGTAAGTAAAGCCTGCTCAGAGCAAGGAGTTCAGCTTCCTTCATTTTTGTTGTACCAAACACAACAATTAACAGCTGCGCGATTAGGTTTTGGAAACTTTACAACGGCAGAAGCAACGGTGGTGTTAAAGCTATTGAAAACGGCGGCGCAACAGGCATAA
- a CDS encoding arginase family protein, with amino-acid sequence MSDHLNIEAFLSPVNLIAIAGDTIYQSNQVGSSIAIYDVEFPDLELTELVLVGCGEQRGNGVLGAPGAAPDCIRRQFYSLFFWHEGIKIADIGDVKQGASYTDTIAALRTVIAALIDEGKMVIVLGGSHDLTMAQYGACALQKKVMDISVVDAIIDLDMESPFPNDHFLMEMLTGEPNYIRHYNHIGFQSYLVHPGMLQTLDKLKFDFHRVGHVKEDIEQMEPSIRGSQLLSFDVNAIANAYAPANLLTPNGLNGEEACILMQYAGMSTAMQTIGIFGYDAKNDRDELTAKQIGHMLWYAIDGVHRKKKEAALEERESFNEYEVIFSETATRFLQSKKTGRWWMELSNKHFVPCSYNDYQLAANGEIPERWFREHQR; translated from the coding sequence ATGTCAGATCATTTGAATATTGAAGCGTTTTTATCTCCGGTAAATCTTATAGCGATTGCGGGTGATACTATTTATCAATCGAACCAGGTAGGCAGCAGTATCGCCATTTATGATGTTGAGTTTCCCGATCTGGAACTAACCGAATTGGTTTTGGTAGGCTGCGGAGAACAGCGGGGCAATGGTGTACTGGGAGCCCCCGGGGCTGCTCCGGATTGTATCCGCAGGCAGTTTTATTCTTTATTCTTCTGGCATGAAGGAATAAAAATTGCAGACATCGGTGATGTAAAACAAGGCGCTTCCTATACAGATACTATCGCCGCCTTAAGAACCGTAATCGCAGCGTTGATTGATGAAGGGAAAATGGTAATAGTCCTGGGCGGATCCCATGATCTTACTATGGCACAATACGGCGCCTGCGCCTTGCAAAAGAAAGTAATGGATATTTCCGTAGTAGATGCGATCATCGATCTGGATATGGAATCACCTTTCCCGAATGATCATTTCCTTATGGAGATGCTTACAGGAGAACCGAATTATATCCGCCACTACAATCATATCGGCTTTCAAAGTTACCTGGTGCACCCGGGGATGTTGCAAACCCTCGATAAATTGAAATTCGATTTTCACCGCGTAGGGCACGTCAAAGAAGATATTGAACAGATGGAGCCATCCATAAGGGGGAGTCAGCTACTTTCATTTGACGTTAACGCCATTGCAAACGCTTATGCGCCTGCGAACCTCCTTACCCCTAACGGCCTTAATGGAGAGGAGGCCTGTATCCTGATGCAATATGCGGGAATGAGCACGGCAATGCAAACAATTGGCATTTTCGGATACGATGCAAAAAACGACCGGGATGAGTTAACCGCCAAACAGATCGGTCATATGCTCTGGTACGCAATTGACGGCGTTCACCGGAAGAAAAAAGAAGCCGCTCTTGAAGAACGGGAATCGTTTAATGAATACGAGGTGATCTTTTCGGAAACAGCCACCCGTTTTCTCCAGAGTAAAAAAACAGGCCGCTGGTGGATGGAGCTTTCCAATAAACACTTTGTTCCCTGCAGCTACAACGATTATCAACTGGCCGCCAATGGTGAAATTCCCGAAAGATGGTTCCGGGAACACCAGCGGTAA
- a CDS encoding MGMT family protein, translating into MSATKKSRNDEKLKPVRPSGKTDDTIFDLIYAIARQIPRGRVTSYGAIAKAIGSGKSARIVGWAMSNAGRVKPKIPAHRVVNSMGLLSGKHAFKTITYMQELLEREGVKVKNDKVMDFKTKFWNPLEELF; encoded by the coding sequence ATGAGCGCAACAAAAAAAAGCAGGAATGACGAAAAGCTGAAGCCGGTACGCCCATCGGGCAAAACCGATGACACGATCTTTGACCTCATTTATGCTATTGCCCGCCAGATACCCCGGGGCCGCGTTACTTCGTATGGCGCTATTGCAAAAGCCATTGGCTCAGGAAAATCAGCACGGATCGTGGGCTGGGCCATGAGCAATGCCGGGCGTGTGAAGCCTAAAATACCTGCCCATCGCGTGGTCAACAGCATGGGACTGCTTTCGGGTAAACATGCTTTTAAAACGATCACGTATATGCAGGAATTACTGGAGAGGGAAGGAGTCAAAGTAAAAAACGATAAAGTGATGGATTTCAAAACAAAGTTCTGGAATCCGCTGGAAGAATTGTTTTAA
- a CDS encoding Gfo/Idh/MocA family protein, translating into MTTRRTFIRNSALATSGVALSGMFTKVSASSYNRIIGANGKVNLAHIGIGNRGGEIIGDFAKTQLANVVALCDVDMGAKHTQATIAKFPNAPQFQDFRKMYDKMAKDIDAVTIAVPDFAHFPITVHSMALGKHVYCEKPMARTFNEVELMIKAAKKYPKIVTQMGNQGHSEGNYFQFKAWVEAGIIKDVTKITAHMNSPRRWFGWDTNIKKFPAAEPIPETLDWDTWLSSQMYHDFNKDFHYGQWRCWYDFGMGALGDWGAHILDTAHQFLDLGLPEEVNPTRLDGHNDYFYPMASTIEFKFPARGKMPPVVVTWYDGLDNIPKLPEGFGASKLDSTIPTVGGKQIQAVKLNPGKEIYSKTLTFKGGSHASTLSIIPEEKAKEMEKKLPVVPKSPSNHFANFLLSCQGKEKTRSPFEIAGPLSQVFCLGVMAQRLGRKIVFDRATHRIKNDAFADAFLTGIPPRKGWEDYYKI; encoded by the coding sequence ATGACAACAAGAAGAACCTTTATCCGCAATTCGGCACTGGCCACCAGTGGCGTTGCTCTAAGCGGTATGTTCACAAAAGTGAGCGCATCCAGTTATAACCGCATCATCGGTGCCAACGGCAAAGTAAACCTGGCCCATATTGGCATCGGTAACCGGGGCGGCGAGATCATTGGTGATTTTGCCAAAACACAACTGGCCAACGTGGTGGCTTTATGCGATGTGGACATGGGTGCCAAGCATACCCAGGCCACCATCGCAAAATTTCCGAACGCACCACAATTCCAGGATTTCAGGAAGATGTACGATAAAATGGCAAAAGATATCGATGCCGTAACGATTGCTGTACCTGATTTTGCGCATTTCCCGATTACCGTACATTCAATGGCATTGGGCAAGCATGTGTATTGCGAAAAGCCTATGGCGCGTACGTTTAATGAAGTGGAGCTGATGATCAAAGCTGCAAAAAAATATCCCAAAATAGTTACGCAAATGGGCAACCAGGGGCATTCTGAAGGGAACTATTTTCAGTTTAAGGCCTGGGTGGAAGCCGGCATTATTAAAGATGTTACAAAAATAACGGCGCATATGAACAGCCCGCGCCGCTGGTTTGGCTGGGATACTAATATTAAAAAATTCCCCGCAGCGGAACCTATTCCCGAAACGCTGGATTGGGATACCTGGCTCTCTTCGCAAATGTATCATGACTTTAATAAAGACTTCCATTACGGACAGTGGCGCTGCTGGTACGACTTCGGCATGGGCGCCCTGGGCGATTGGGGAGCGCATATTTTGGATACGGCCCACCAGTTCCTGGACCTGGGCTTACCAGAGGAAGTGAACCCCACCCGGCTGGACGGACATAACGATTATTTTTATCCCATGGCCAGCACCATTGAATTTAAATTCCCTGCCCGTGGAAAAATGCCACCGGTAGTGGTTACCTGGTATGACGGACTGGATAATATTCCCAAGCTACCGGAAGGCTTTGGTGCTTCCAAATTAGATTCAACCATTCCTACGGTAGGCGGCAAACAGATCCAGGCAGTAAAACTGAACCCGGGAAAAGAAATTTATAGTAAAACGCTTACGTTTAAAGGAGGCTCACACGCCAGTACCCTTTCCATTATCCCTGAAGAAAAAGCAAAGGAAATGGAAAAGAAATTACCGGTAGTGCCCAAAAGCCCGTCCAACCACTTCGCTAATTTCTTATTGAGCTGCCAGGGCAAGGAAAAAACCCGCTCTCCGTTTGAGATTGCCGGTCCGCTCAGCCAGGTATTTTGTTTGGGTGTGATGGCGCAGCGACTGGGACGCAAAATTGTTTTTGATCGCGCTACCCACCGCATAAAAAATGATGCATTTGCGGATGCGTTCTTAACCGGTATTCCGCCGCGTAAGGGCTGGGAAGATTATTATAAGATATAA
- a CDS encoding TonB-dependent receptor plug domain-containing protein — protein MRKLYLIGIIMLSTVFTKLAAQDTLLDPVTVTSSLIEKRSSETGRNITIIKGETIAKLPVHSLDELLKYIPGVEAQMRGPQGSQADISIRGGTFQQVLVILDGLRMNDPNTGHFTGYIPISPAEIERIEILKGASSAVYGSDAVGGVINVITKAFSNKMQPEHMQVAGQVAAGEYGLLNANAGGYYQNDRVTIDAGFISNNSSGVLQRGARGYFHNTAASVGAAIHLNPYWSLSLRTAYDKRDFAAQNFYTTYASDTASEKISSWWNQARLQYQKGNTQVSLDAGYKSLEDQYAYNSSAIPNDNKSHLFQAQATLQQHFTEHTQLIAGFNTQNRDIRSNDRGNHTINTAAPFVSLVQKFGEHFMLNPSLRAEFYGALAPEWVPQLTTSYKIKNLQFRASGGKTIRNADFTELYNNYNKTLVTSGSIGNPGLVAEKSWTYEAGMDWFYQSKLKVSTSFFQRFHSKLIDWVTTPYADMPRKDNLQAGSVYAFAKNVAEVNTTGWETDLTYTQAFAEGHSLLFNGGFVWMYSSSSETNPSFYILSHARFLANAAAVYEAGPVSISFTGIYKVRNPQQASAIDAVITKDYFLLNGRATYRIIGKTLAAFVQVDNIFNRTYSDLLGAPMPGRWVQGGLSFRWSKDK, from the coding sequence ATGAGAAAGCTGTATTTGATCGGAATTATAATGTTAAGCACCGTTTTTACGAAACTGGCGGCACAGGATACCTTATTGGATCCTGTAACGGTGACTTCTTCGCTTATTGAAAAAAGAAGTTCAGAAACCGGGAGAAATATTACGATTATAAAAGGCGAAACGATCGCGAAATTACCCGTTCATTCATTAGACGAGCTGTTGAAATACATTCCTGGTGTGGAAGCCCAAATGCGCGGCCCGCAGGGATCACAGGCCGATATTTCGATACGCGGGGGCACTTTTCAGCAGGTATTGGTGATACTGGACGGGTTACGGATGAATGATCCCAATACCGGGCATTTTACCGGCTATATTCCCATCAGCCCCGCGGAAATAGAACGGATAGAAATATTAAAAGGCGCCTCCTCGGCGGTTTATGGCTCGGATGCGGTGGGCGGCGTTATCAATGTGATCACAAAAGCGTTCAGCAATAAAATGCAGCCGGAGCATATGCAGGTAGCCGGGCAGGTGGCTGCGGGTGAGTATGGTTTGCTCAATGCGAACGCGGGCGGCTATTATCAAAATGACCGCGTAACTATAGATGCCGGCTTCATCTCCAATAACTCATCAGGGGTATTGCAGCGGGGCGCCAGGGGCTATTTTCATAACACTGCGGCATCGGTGGGGGCCGCGATCCACTTAAACCCATACTGGAGCCTGTCGTTAAGGACCGCCTATGACAAGCGGGATTTTGCTGCACAGAATTTTTACACCACTTATGCATCAGATACCGCCTCAGAAAAAATAAGCTCCTGGTGGAACCAGGCGCGGCTGCAGTATCAAAAAGGCAATACGCAGGTGAGTCTGGATGCAGGATATAAAAGCCTCGAAGATCAATACGCGTACAATTCTTCTGCCATTCCTAACGACAATAAATCGCATCTGTTTCAGGCACAGGCAACCTTGCAGCAGCATTTTACCGAACATACGCAGCTTATAGCAGGGTTTAATACGCAAAACAGGGATATTCGCTCCAATGACAGGGGGAATCATACCATAAATACGGCGGCGCCATTTGTTTCCCTTGTTCAAAAATTTGGCGAACATTTTATGCTGAACCCCTCATTGCGGGCAGAGTTCTATGGCGCATTGGCTCCGGAGTGGGTACCGCAACTGACGACCTCGTATAAAATTAAAAACCTTCAGTTTCGTGCCAGCGGTGGTAAAACGATCCGGAATGCAGACTTTACCGAACTCTATAATAATTATAACAAGACCCTGGTAACGAGCGGCAGCATTGGAAATCCCGGGTTGGTTGCAGAAAAGTCCTGGACCTATGAAGCGGGGATGGATTGGTTTTATCAATCGAAGCTGAAAGTTTCCACCTCCTTTTTTCAACGCTTTCATTCGAAGCTGATCGACTGGGTAACGACGCCTTATGCTGATATGCCGCGGAAAGATAACCTGCAGGCAGGAAGTGTTTACGCATTTGCAAAAAATGTGGCAGAAGTGAATACCACCGGCTGGGAAACAGACCTTACTTATACGCAGGCCTTCGCTGAGGGGCATTCCCTGTTGTTTAACGGTGGTTTTGTATGGATGTACAGCAGCAGCAGCGAAACGAACCCTTCGTTTTACATTTTATCCCATGCCCGGTTTCTGGCGAATGCCGCGGCGGTCTATGAAGCAGGACCGGTTTCAATAAGTTTTACCGGCATTTATAAAGTGCGGAACCCACAGCAGGCATCTGCGATTGATGCCGTCATTACGAAAGATTATTTTTTATTAAATGGAAGAGCTACTTACCGGATTATCGGGAAAACGCTTGCGGCTTTTGTACAGGTGGATAATATTTTTAACCGGACCTATAGCGACCTGCTGGGTGCGCCAATGCCGGGGAGATGGGTGCAGGGGGGACTGAGTTTTCGTTGGAGTAAGGACAAATAA